From the genome of Deferribacteraceae bacterium V6Fe1:
AATTTTTGAGAATGGGAAGACTATTGAAGAGTATTTTGATACAAAGAAAGATGCTCTTGAAAGACTAAATCAGTTAAATGATATCGATTCTGCAAAAATCAGAGAAGTAAATTTGGAAGATGTATATTTGAAAATAACTGGCAAGAGAATAGATATATGATTAATGGAATTTATGGTGTTTATTTGCGAGAATTATTGGTTTTAAAATCAAGGTGTTGGAAAGTAATATTATCAAGTGCTATTTCCCCGCTACTGTTTCTTTTAGCGTTTGGATACGGTATTGGTAAAAGCTCTCAGGTAAATGGGTTTAGCTATATATCTTTTTTAATACCCGGACTAATAACTATGAGCTCTATGAACCAAGCTTATGGTATTTCAACAGAAATAAATATCTCAAGATTCTATTTCAAAGTATTTGATGAATTTTTGTTAGCACCAATACCAAAATGGCAGATTGTATTGGGTGAGATTTTATACGGCATTACAAAAGGGCTTATCCCAGTATGCATAGTTTTAATTTACGGACTAATCATTGGAGTTAACCTTAACTTAAATATATATTTTATTTTAGCTGTAATACTCCACTTAACAACTTTTTCTCTACTTGGTTTTATAGTAGCTTTAGTGGTCAAAAATCATGGTGACCAATTTAGTTTCAATACATTTATTATAACCCCTATGGTATTTTTATCGGGAACATTTTATCCGGTAGAAAAAATGCCAATTTTTATAAAATATCTTGCTTATATTTTCCCTTTGACATACTCGACAAGTTTGATCAGAAGCTCTCTGTTAGTAGGGACAATCTCATTACAATACTTTTCAATTATTATAATAATTACATTATTATTATTCTTTTGTGCTTATTATATTGTAAACAAAATTGAAACAATTTAATAAATTCATTCTCTTTTCTTTCTACATAAACAGATTTGCTAATACTTTTTATCGGAAAACTGTATTACTTTTGAAAATTAAGAAGTTGCAACCAAAAAATACCCCCGAATACTCTGGTATACCAAAGTACTCAGGGGCAATAATTATAAGATTTTATCTAATTAGAGATTTTTGAAATTCAGGGTACGCGTTAGCGCCATGCTCGAAAAAGTCAAGCCCCATAATCTCTTCCTCTTCGGTTACTCTAAATTTTATAAAGATATTTAATATTTTCACAACGAGATATGTTGAGCCAAATGCCCAAATAAATGCTGCCACAATACCTATAATTTGGCTCATAATCACAGGTTCAAGTGTATGAGTTTCAAAATTGTAATTAAATAATCCTGCTGCAAGTGTGCCCCATGCTCCGTTTACACCATGTACCGAAATTGCACCCACAGGGTCATCTACCTTAATCTTATCAAAGAATATAACCGAATAGACTACAAGGATACCTGCCACTATACCTATGATAATTGAATAAAAAGGTGTGACATTTGCACATCCTGCAGTAATACCTACAAGCCCTGCCAATGCTCCGTTTAATGACATACCGATATCAAACTTTTTATACCTAAAGTATGTCACAGTCATTGCCGACAACACTGCAGCTGCAGGAGCAAGTGTCGTATTCACTGCAATGAGTGGTAAAGCAGAGTCTGCTGCTGTTTCACTCCCCACATTAAATCCGTACCAGCCAAACCACAAGATAAAAACACCAAGTGCCGCCAAAGGGATATTATGACCTGGAATTACCCTAATCTGGCCTTTATCCCCATACTTTCCAATTCTCGGCCCAATGATTATTGCTGCAGCAAGTGATGCCCAACCACCTATGGAATGGACTACTGTGGAGCCTGCAAAGTCTATAAAACCAAGCTTTTCAAGCCAACCATTTCCGTGAAAAAGACTTCCCCAAGCCCAGCTGCCAAAAACCGGATATATAAGCATTGACATAATAAAACTAAATAGAATGTAAAATTTGAAGTTTGCCCTTTCAGCTATAGCACCTGATACAATTGTCGCCGCAGTAGCACAGAATACTACCTGAAATATCCAAAAAGCTAACGTCCAATTATCCTGCATATCCCAATTTGACAGAAAAAATCCTTCAGTGCCGAAAAAACCTGTTGATGTTGCTCCAAACATTATGGCAAAACCAACCGCCCAAAATCCTATCGACCCTGCTGCAAAATCCAGCAAATTTTTCATTATAATATTAAGAGCGTTTTTTGATCTGGTAAACCCTGATTCCACCATAGCAAAACCAAGTTGCATAAAAAATACCATAAATGCTGCGATTAATGTCCAAAGCCAGTCAGTATTTGTCTGCACCTGCTTGATGGATTCCTCAAGGGACTCAAGAGTAATTATCTTATCCCCTTCAGCAAAAACGGAAGCGGCTAAAATCAACAAATATATAACAGTTATAATCATTTTCATGGCAGACCTCCTATAAACTTTCATCATTTAGCTCATTTGTTCTTATTCTTAGTGACTTTTCAACAGGGATTACAAAAAGCTTACCATCCCCTATCTTCCCGGTTTTAGCTGCTTTAGCAATGGTATTTACGACGTCTTCCTCCAAGTCATCCCTTACCACTATTTCAAGAAGTACTTTTGGAACAAAATCGATATTATATTCGGCACCTCTGTAAAGTTCACTGTGCCCTTTCTGCCTTCCGTACCCCTTAACTTCATAGACGGTCATCCCTGTGATTCCGAGCTCACTCAGGGCGTCCTTTACGTCATCAAGCTTAAAGGGTTTGATAATAGCCTTGATAAGTTTCATAAAGACCTCCTTAGAATTTAGTTGGAAACTAAGGAGCAACCTTTGTGCCAAAAAAATAATCAATTATTATTGGATTCTTATGAACTTATGCTTAAAGTTTGCACAAATATTTAACTTACTGGTTAAAAAATAATCAAATATAGCGTCTGTTAGAATGAATAGTTTTAAAACTCAACTTAAAAAATCAGGTAACGCTGTTAAAGCAGTTACCCCCTACCTGACTTTGACACTTTCAATTAAAAAAAATCAATAAAAGTGGCAAGAAGCCAGTAAATACAGGGGTGTTAATTTCTGTGCTCCATATTTTGTAGTGGCAACTTATTGATAGATAATATGTTTTATATTGATGTTTTTATGCATTTTTTTCTTGACATATTTACTACTTTTGTAGTATATATAGCCATGTACTTGAAAAAAACTCGCTCTAAACAATATACTTACCTGCAAGTTGTAGAATCATATAGAGACGACAATGGTGTCCCAAGACATAAAGTACTATTTAATTTAGGCAGATTAGATATCCTAAAAAAAGACCCATCTTTTGCCACTGTAATAGATAAAATAAGAGAAGAGATTTCTGAATCTACTAAACCTGAGTTTAAAGATATATCTGATGCTGATATAGTGAATTGGGGCTATAAGATATATGAGAAGCTCTGGAAGATGTTTGAGCTGGATAAGACACTTGATGATATACAGAAAAACAGTAAAGCCAGGTTTGATTTACAATCGAGTTGTTTCCGTATGGTAATAGAGCACTTATTAGAGCCTAAGAGTAAGCTTGGAGTTTATGCAAATCAGAATAGGTATTACAATATTCCTGAAGTAGAGCTTCATCATTTTATAGAAGCCTTGATATATTGTCAGAACATAAGGAGCTTTTAGAGGATAAATTATTTTATAAAAATTTTAGCGTATTTAATTTAAAAGTAGATATAGTTTTTTATGATGTAACGACCTTTTATTTTGAGAGTGTCAGGTCAGATAGTTTAAGAGAATTTGGCTTTAGTAAAGATGGTAAGTTTAATGAGGTACAGATTGTATTTGGTTTACTTGTTGATATGGAAGGTCGTCCTATTGGTTATGAACTATTTCCTGGGAATACTTTTGAGGGTAAGACCCTTGAGAAGGCATTATTTAAATTAAATGAACGATTTAATTTAAATAAAGTTATAATAGTTGCAGATAGGGGCTTAAACAGTAAGATTAATTTAAAGCTGATAAAAGATAATGGATTTGATTATATAGTTGCAAGCAGACTAAAGAGTTTGCCATCAGATATTCAATCCGAGATATTTATGGATGAAGGTTACAATTTTATAAAATCGGATGAAGAGGATATTTTTAAATATAAGAGTATAGATTACAAGAATAAAGTTTCTTTGGGTAATGGTTCTGTAGCTGTTTTGGATGAGAAGTTAATAGTAACATATTCTTCTAAAAGGAGTAAGAAGGATAAAGCAGACAGGCAAAGACTTATAGACAAGGCTAATCATTTGCTTGAAAATGAATCATTGATAAAATCCTCTTTTAAGAGAGGTGGCAAGAAGTTTTTAAAGGAAGAATCCTCAAACAAAGAAAAATGTTATAAACTTGATGAGGCTGCGATTGAGAAGGATGAGCGCTTTGATGGATATTATGGTATACAGACAAGTGAAACGAATTTATCTGAGATAGATGTAATAGATGCATATCACAATTTGTGGAAGATAGAAGAATCTTTTAGAATAATGAAGAGTAAATTAGAGGTACGTCCGATATTTCATTGGACGGAGAAGCGTATTAAAGGGCACTTTGTAGTTTGCTTTTTAGCATTTTTACTTGAGAGGACATTGGAACATAAGCTTAGAACGGCTGATATAAAAGCATCATCGAGAGATGTAAGAAGTACAATTAACTCTATGAATTTTGCAAGATTTGAATCTAAGGGTCAGACTTATCTGCTTAAAACTAAATTTGGCAGTTTGGGCAGTCATATATTAAGAGCACTTAGAATCCCACCGCCTAAGAATCTTTCCACCCCTGATGAGTTGAAATTTTAATCTAAAAATCACCTGTAGTGACAAAATGTACAAACCTAAAATAATAAAATTATTATCTACAATTACTTATAAAATCAAAGTGTCAAAGACAGGAAAAATAATCAAATATAGCGTCTGTTAGAATGAATAGTTTTAAAACTCAACTTAAAAAATCAGGTAACGCTGTTAAAGCAGTTACCCCCTATTTTCAAACCGATACTGGCAGGCTTCAAGGACATGCTTTTTAGAAACCTCATTGCTGCCTTCAAGGTCGGCGATAGTGCGGCTGATTTTCAAAATTTTCATATAGCTTCTTGCCGACAGTCCAAGCTTTTCATGGACATTTTCGAGGGTCAAATATGCCTCATCGGCAATATTTGCGTATTTTTTGATATGGCGTTCAGTCATCTGACTATTGTAGTTAATCTTTTCTTTCTTAAATCTTTTCTCCTGCAATTGTCTTGCAAGCTCTACACGTTTCTTAATCTCTTTAGATGATTCCCCTTCGGGCAGTTTGTTTAATTCTTTTATATCAACTGCTTCAACATTGACATGCAAATCTATTCTGTCCATTATCGGGCCTGACAGCTTGCTCCTGTATTTTTGAATCTGCCCCATAGCGCATACACATTCTTTGTCTGTGCCATAAAAACCGCACGGGCAAGGGTTACATGCCGCCACAAACATAAAATTGGCAGGATATACCACCGTCCTGTTTGCTCTGCTTACAGTCACTACCCTGTCTTCCAAAGGTTGCCTCAACACTTCAAGAACATTTTTCTTAAATTCCAAAAATTCATCAAAAAAAAGTATACCATTACTTGCAATACTCACTAAACCAGGTTTTGCGTCCTTACCACCACCTATCACTGCCACATCACTTGCTGTAGGGTGGGTAATAATAAAAGGTCTTGTTTGGACTAGCCCCTTATTTTCCCTAAGAAGTCCCGCTACCGAATGAACTTTGGTAGTCTCAATAGCCTCATCTATCGTCATTGCAGGCATAATGGTAGGGATACGCTTGGCTATCATAGTTTTTCCGCTGCCTGGCGGTCCCATCATTAGCAAATTGTGCATCCCTGCCGCTGCAATCTCAGATGCCCTTTTAACCAAAAACTGCCCCCTTACATCCGAAAAGTCAATATCATAAGTATCAGGGACAAACTCTACCCCTCCTTTGTAAGGCTCTTTCACATCTCCATTCAAAAAAGGTAGTATTTCTGATAACGTGTCAAATCCGTAAATCTCAATATTTTCAAGGACAGATGCTTCTCTTACATTTTCATTAGGTAATATTAATTTTGTATTATCTTCAAGACTTGATGCAAAAGGTAAAATGCCTGCTACCCCTCTAAGTCTTCCATCCAGAGAAAGCTCACCGGCAAAAGCAAATTTGTCTAAATCGGCATTTATAACCCCAGAGGCTTTCAACAGGGCTATCGCAACAGGTAAATCAAAATGACTCCCATCCTTTTTAAGATCGGCTGGAGCCAGATTGACCGTTATCGGCTTATCGAAAATATTAAATTCAAGATTTTTAAGTGCAGATTTTACTCTTTCACGACTCTCTTTTACGGCACCCTCAGCAAGCCCGACAACATTGAAAGAGGGCATCCCCATATTTCTTATGTCAGCTTCAACATCCACTTGCTCAGAATTAATCCCTATAAGGGTAAAAGTCCTAACCTTTGCAAACATTTTTATTTTTTACCTTTCAAAAAGGTAGTAAAGGTAGTTTTTATTCTCCATTTTATTCCTAAAATATGTTGCCGTTTCTGTAAGTCTTTCAAGTAAATTATCCTTGTTTACATCAAAATATATCTCTACGTCTGAAAGATTGTATTGTTTTTTCATATCCTCAAATGCATCCAAATATGTGCCAAGCTCATCCACAAGACCAATTTTTTTGGCAACACTTCCAACTATTATCCTGCCATCTGCATAAGCAAGTAAAGTTTCTTTCTTTATCTTTCTTGAGCTTAATATATCATTCACAAACTGATTGTAAACTTCCATAATGGAATCTTGAAGAAGTTTAATCTCCTCTTTAGTCATCTCTCTGTTTGGTGAGCCGATATCCTTGAATTTACCGGATTTAATGGTCTGAAAATCTATCCCTATTTTTTCATAAAGACCTTTCATATTTGGAAATTTTATAATCACACCTATACTTCCAGTTATTGTCCCCGGTAAAGCATATATTTTATCAGCTGCAATGGAAACATAGTATCCGCCTGAAGCAGCAAGAGATTGCATCGCTACAAATACAGGTTTATCAAGGCTTTTAACAAATCTATAAATTTCCTGGCTCGGTGCAACCCCTCCGCCGGGAGAATTTACCCTTATTATAAACCCTTTTACTTTATCATTCTTGTTATATTTTTTGAGCTTATTGATCATTGTATCGGATTCATAAATCACATCTTGTAAGTCAATAACAACTATCTTGTTTTTAGCAAACTCACCCACATCGTTTCCGGTATAATAAAGTATCGCGGAGAAGATAAATCCTACGACGAAAATGACAAAAACAAGTTTAAACAGTCTTTTACCCCATTTTTTCATTCACTAACCTCTGACAATTATAGTAGAGTATACCACATAAAATAAAAGAATATAAACAGAATATAACGAAATGTGTCCAAATCTAAATTTTGAAAGTTTGTCTTGCTGTATCCCCAAAACAGCAATAAGCACAATAATTGCCGAACAGATTGCAGCAACAAGATTTATCTTGCTTGCAGCCATGAAAATATCCCCTTTTTTATAAAATATATCAGCAATAGGGATAACTGTAATATTAAAAACATTTGATCCTAATAAATTTCCGATAGCCATATTCGTAGAGCCTACTTTTATGGCACCGAAACATGCCGAAACTTCCGGCAAAGAGGTTACAAGTGCAAGTAAAAATGAGCCGACGACTGTCCTGCCAAGCCCCGTTGCTTCGGCTATTTCATCAGCACTTTTACTTAAAAGAAGACCTGCAAAAACAATGATAGAAGCCATAAACATAAACATAAATACAGCTCTATTTAGGCTAATATCCGTTTTTTCATCTTCAATATCCGAATCACTCATATCTATTGTCCTGTAGGCACTGTACATCGATAAAATATATATTATAAATATCCCAAGACTAATCGCACTAACGTTGAATAGTTTTATATTCAATAAAAAACCAAAAGCTGAAATAAGTGGTAAAAGTATTGCAAATGATGCTGTAACAATATTGGATAAACTGACACTTTTAAATACACTGTCCTTTTTAAAAAGTGCATCAAGAAAGAATATAATCAATATATTAAACATATTGGAGCCGTAAACATTGCCAAATACCAAATCAGGTGCATCCACAATCGTAACGGCACCAATAGAGGAGATAAGCTCCGGCAGACTTGTAAACAGAGCG
Proteins encoded in this window:
- a CDS encoding ABC transporter permease, with the translated sequence MINGIYGVYLRELLVLKSRCWKVILSSAISPLLFLLAFGYGIGKSSQVNGFSYISFLIPGLITMSSMNQAYGISTEINISRFYFKVFDEFLLAPIPKWQIVLGEILYGITKGLIPVCIVLIYGLIIGVNLNLNIYFILAVILHLTTFSLLGFIVALVVKNHGDQFSFNTFIITPMVFLSGTFYPVEKMPIFIKYLAYIFPLTYSTSLIRSSLLVGTISLQYFSIIIIITLLLFFCAYYIVNKIETI
- a CDS encoding sodium:calcium antiporter, whose amino-acid sequence is MYFFLFAVSAFLVIFSGVKLSKYGDVIASKTPLGHSFVGVTFIALFTSLPELISSIGAVTIVDAPDLVFGNVYGSNMFNILIIFFLDALFKKDSVFKSVSLSNIVTASFAILLPLISAFGFLLNIKLFNVSAISLGIFIIYILSMYSAYRTIDMSDSDIEDEKTDISLNRAVFMFMFMASIIVFAGLLLSKSADEIAEATGLGRTVVGSFLLALVTSLPEVSACFGAIKVGSTNMAIGNLLGSNVFNITVIPIADIFYKKGDIFMAASKINLVAAICSAIIVLIAVLGIQQDKLSKFRFGHISLYSVYILLFYVVYSTIIVRG
- a CDS encoding YifB family Mg chelatase-like AAA ATPase → MFAKVRTFTLIGINSEQVDVEADIRNMGMPSFNVVGLAEGAVKESRERVKSALKNLEFNIFDKPITVNLAPADLKKDGSHFDLPVAIALLKASGVINADLDKFAFAGELSLDGRLRGVAGILPFASSLEDNTKLILPNENVREASVLENIEIYGFDTLSEILPFLNGDVKEPYKGGVEFVPDTYDIDFSDVRGQFLVKRASEIAAAGMHNLLMMGPPGSGKTMIAKRIPTIMPAMTIDEAIETTKVHSVAGLLRENKGLVQTRPFIITHPTASDVAVIGGGKDAKPGLVSIASNGILFFDEFLEFKKNVLEVLRQPLEDRVVTVSRANRTVVYPANFMFVAACNPCPCGFYGTDKECVCAMGQIQKYRSKLSGPIMDRIDLHVNVEAVDIKELNKLPEGESSKEIKKRVELARQLQEKRFKKEKINYNSQMTERHIKKYANIADEAYLTLENVHEKLGLSARSYMKILKISRTIADLEGSNEVSKKHVLEACQYRFENRG
- a CDS encoding P-II family nitrogen regulator, translated to MKLIKAIIKPFKLDDVKDALSELGITGMTVYEVKGYGRQKGHSELYRGAEYNIDFVPKVLLEIVVRDDLEEDVVNTIAKAAKTGKIGDGKLFVIPVEKSLRIRTNELNDESL
- the sppA gene encoding signal peptide peptidase SppA, with the protein product MKKWGKRLFKLVFVIFVVGFIFSAILYYTGNDVGEFAKNKIVVIDLQDVIYESDTMINKLKKYNKNDKVKGFIIRVNSPGGGVAPSQEIYRFVKSLDKPVFVAMQSLAASGGYYVSIAADKIYALPGTITGSIGVIIKFPNMKGLYEKIGIDFQTIKSGKFKDIGSPNREMTKEEIKLLQDSIMEVYNQFVNDILSSRKIKKETLLAYADGRIIVGSVAKKIGLVDELGTYLDAFEDMKKQYNLSDVEIYFDVNKDNLLERLTETATYFRNKMENKNYLYYLFER
- a CDS encoding ammonium transporter — translated: MKMIITVIYLLILAASVFAEGDKIITLESLEESIKQVQTNTDWLWTLIAAFMVFFMQLGFAMVESGFTRSKNALNIIMKNLLDFAAGSIGFWAVGFAIMFGATSTGFFGTEGFFLSNWDMQDNWTLAFWIFQVVFCATAATIVSGAIAERANFKFYILFSFIMSMLIYPVFGSWAWGSLFHGNGWLEKLGFIDFAGSTVVHSIGGWASLAAAIIIGPRIGKYGDKGQIRVIPGHNIPLAALGVFILWFGWYGFNVGSETAADSALPLIAVNTTLAPAAAVLSAMTVTYFRYKKFDIGMSLNGALAGLVGITAGCANVTPFYSIIIGIVAGILVVYSVIFFDKIKVDDPVGAISVHGVNGAWGTLAAGLFNYNFETHTLEPVIMSQIIGIVAAFIWAFGSTYLVVKILNIFIKFRVTEEEEIMGLDFFEHGANAYPEFQKSLIR